One genomic region from Rattus norvegicus strain BN/NHsdMcwi chromosome 10, GRCr8, whole genome shotgun sequence encodes:
- the Spata20 gene encoding spermatogenesis-associated protein 20 (The RefSeq protein has 3 substitutions compared to this genomic sequence), with amino-acid sequence MSHHSPPPPKHKGEHKGHGLPRGSERGSSSRGKDRSASVSNSVPMPAGGKASRTNCPPPAPQKTANRLINEKSPYLLQHAHNPVDWYPWGQEAFDKAKKENKPIFLSVGYSTCHWCHMMEEESFQNEEIGHLLNENFVSVMVDREERPDVDKVYMTFVQATSSGGGWPMNVWLTPSLQPFVGGTYFPPEDGLTRVGFRTVLMRICDQWKQNKNTLLENSQRVTTALLARSEISVGDRQLPPSAATMNSRCFQQLDEGYDEEYGGFAEAPKFPTPVILNFLFSYWLSHRVTQDGSRAQQMALHTLKMMANGGIRDHVGQGFHRYSTDRQWHIPHFEKMLYDQAQLSVVYCQAFQISGDEFFSDVAKGILQYVTRNLSHRSGGFYSAEDADSPPERGVKPQEGALYLWTVKEVQQLLPEPVGGASEPLTSGQLLMKHYGLSEAGNINPTQDVNGEMHGQNVLTVRDSLELTGARYGLEVEAVRALLNTGLEKLFQARKHRPKAHLDNKMLAAWNGLMVSGFAVAGSVLGMEKLVTQATNGAKFLKRHMFDVSSGRLKRTCYAGAGGTVEQSNPPCWGFLEDYAFVVRGLLDLYEASQESSWLEWALRLQDIQDKLFWDSHGGGYFCSEAELGTDLPLRLKDDQDGAEPSANSVSAHNLLRLHGLTGHKDWMDKCVCLLTAFSERMRRVPVALPEMVRALSAQQQTLKQIVICGDPQAKDTKALLQCVHSIYIPNKVLILADGDPSSFLSRQLPFLSNLRRVEDRATVYIFENQACSMPITDPCELRKLLHQ; translated from the exons ATGAGCCACCATTCCCCACCACCCCCAAAACATAAGGGGGAGCACAAAGGCCACGGTCTCCCCCGTGGTTCAGAAAG GGGCAGCTCCTCCCGGGACAAGGACCGAAGTGCTTCAGTTAGTAATTCTGTGCCCATGCCTGCTGGAGGAAAGGCAAGTCGGACTAACTGTCCTCCACCTGCACCTCAGAAGACTGCCAATCGACTGATCAATGAGAAGTCTCCATACCTCTTACAACATGCCCACAACCCGGTGGATTG GTACCCCTGGGGACAGGAAGCCTTCGACAAggccaaaaaagaaaacaaaccaatttTTCTCTCAG TGGGGTACTCCACCTGTCACTGGTGCCACATGATGGAGGAAGAATCCTTCCAGAATGAAGAGATAGGGCACCTGCTCAACGAGAACTTCGTCTCCGTGATGGTGGACAGAGAGGAGAGGCCAGACGTGGACAAAGTGTACATGACTTTTGTGCAG GCCACCAGTAGTGGAGGAGGCTGGCCAATGAATGTGTGGCTGACCCCCAGCCTCCAGCCATTTGTTGGGGGCACCTACTTCCCACCAGAGGATGGTTTGACTCGAGTTGGCTTCCGAACAGTGTTGATGAGAATCTGTGATCAG TGGAAACAGAACAAGAACACCCTTCTGGAAAACAGCCAGCGTGTCACCACAGCCCTGCTGGCCCGATCTGAGATCAGCGTGGGTGACAGACAGCTTCCGCCCTCCGCTGCCACCATGAATAGCCGCTGCTTCCAGCAGTTGGATGAGGGATATGATGAGGAGTATGGTGGCTTTGCTGAGGCCCCTAAGTTTCCCACACCTG TGATTCTGAACTTCCTGTTCTCCTATTGGCTCAGTCATCGGGTCACCCAGGATGGCTCCCGAGCTCAGCAGATGGCTTTGCACACCCTGAAGATGATGGCCAACGGAGGCATCCGGGATCATGTGgggcag GGCTTTCACCGCTACTCCACGGACCGACAGTGGCACATTCCTCACTTTGAGAAGATGCTGTATGACCAGGCACAGCTCTCGGTGGTCTACTGCCAAGCCTTCCAG ATCTCTGGCGATGAATTCTTCTCCGATGTTGCCAAAGGCATCCTGCAGTATGTGACCCGGAATCTGAGCCATCGG TCCGGAGGCTTCTACAGTGCAGAGGATGCTGATTCTCCCCCAGAGCGGGGCGTGAAGCCCCAAGAGGGTGCTTTGTATTTGTGGACAGTCAAAGAGGTTCAACAGCTGCTCCCAGAGCCGGTGGGGGGCGCCAGCGAGCCTCTGACCTCAGGCCAGCTCCTAATGAAGCATTACGGACTCAGTGAGGCAGGCAATATCAACCCCACTCAG GATGTCAACGGGGAGATGCACGGTCAGAATGTTCTGACCGTGCGGTACTCACTAGAGCTGACGGCCGCCCGCTATGGCCTGGAGGTGGAAGCTGTGAGGGCGTTGCTCAACACAGGGCTGGAGAAGCTCTTCCAGGCCCGGAAACATAGACCGAAAGCACACCTGGACAACAAGATGCTGGCTGCCTGGAACG GCTTGATGGTGTCTGGTTTTGCCGTGGCGGGGTCTGTCCTAGGTATGGAAAAGTTAGTCACCCAGGCCACCAACGGTGCCAAATTCCTCAAGCGGCACATGTTTGATGTGTCCAGCGGCCGCCTGAAGAGGACATGCTATGCTGGCGCTGGAGGAACCGTGGAGcaaag CAATCCGCCATGCTGGGGTTTTCTGGAGGACTATGCCTTTGTGGTGCGGGGCCTGCTGGACCTGTATGAGGCCTCACAGGAGAGCTCTTGGCTTGAGTGGGCTCTGCGTCTGCAGGACATACAGGACAAACTCTTCTGGGACTCCCACGGTGGTGGCTACTTCTGCAGTGAGGCTGAGCTGGGGACAGACCTGCCTCTTCGTTTGAAGGATG ACCAGGATGGCGCAGAACCCAGTGCCAACTCCGTGTCGGCCCACAACCTCCTCCGGTTACACGGCTTAACCGGCCACAAGGATTGGATGGacaagtgtgtgtgcctgttgaCAGCCTTCTCGGAGCGCATGCGCCGAGTCCCGGTGGCCTTGCCTGAGATGGTCCGTGCCCTCTCAGCTCAACAGCAGACTCTGAAGCAG ATCGTGATCTGTGGAGACCCTCAGGCCAAGGACACCAAGGCCCTGCTGCAATGTGTCCACTCCATCTACATTCCTAATAAG GTGCTCATTCTGGCTGATGGAGACCCATCAAGCTTCCTGTCCCGTCAGCTTCCCTTCCTGAGCAACCTTCGACGAGTAGAAGACCGGGCCACGGTCTACATATTTGAGAACCAAGCCTGCTCCATGCCTATCACGGATCCCTGTGAACTACGAAAGCTGCTACACCAATGA
- the Spata20 gene encoding spermatogenesis-associated protein 20 isoform X1, whose protein sequence is MPAGGKASRTNCPPPAPQKTANRLINEKSPYLLQHAHNPVDWYPWGQEAFDKAKKENKPIFLSVGYSTCHWCHMMEEESFQNEEIGHLLNENFVSVMVDREERPDVDKVYMTFVQATSSGGGWPMNVWLTPSLQPFVGGTYFPPEDGLTRVGFRTVLMRICDQWKQNKNTLLENSQRVTTALLARSEISVGDRQLPPSAATMNSRCFQQLDEGYDEEYGGFAEAPKFPTPVILNFLFSYWLSHRVTQDGSRAQQMALHTLKMMANGGIRDHVGQGFHRYSTDRQWHIPHFEKMLYDQAQLSVVYCQAFQISGDEFFSDVAKGILQYVTRNLSHRSGGFYSAEDADSPPERGVKPQEGALYLWTVKEVQQLLPEPVGGASEPLTSGQLLMKHYGLSEAGNINPTQDVNGEMHGQNVLTVRYSLELTAARYGLEVEAVRALLNTGLEKLFQARKHRPKAHLDNKMLAAWNGLMVSGFAVAGSVLGMEKLVTQATNGAKFLKRHMFDVSSGRLKRTCYAGAGGTVEQSNPPCWGFLEDYAFVVRGLLDLYEASQESSWLEWALRLQDIQDKLFWDSHGGGYFCSEAELGTDLPLRLKDDQDGAEPSANSVSAHNLLRLHGLTGHKDWMDKCVCLLTAFSERMRRVPVALPEMVRALSAQQQTLKQIVICGDPQAKDTKALLQCVHSIYIPNKVLILADGDPSSFLSRQLPFLSNLRRVEDRATVYIFENQACSMPITDPCELRKLLHQ, encoded by the exons ATGCCTGCTGGAGGAAAGGCAAGTCGGACTAACTGTCCTCCACCTGCACCTCAGAAGACTGCCAATCGACTGATCAATGAGAAGTCTCCATACCTCTTACAACATGCCCACAACCCGGTGGATTG GTACCCCTGGGGACAGGAAGCCTTCGACAAggccaaaaaagaaaacaaaccaatttTTCTCTCAG TGGGGTACTCCACCTGTCACTGGTGCCACATGATGGAGGAAGAATCCTTCCAGAATGAAGAGATAGGGCACCTGCTCAACGAGAACTTCGTCTCCGTGATGGTGGACAGAGAGGAGAGGCCAGACGTGGACAAAGTGTACATGACTTTTGTGCAG GCCACCAGTAGTGGAGGAGGCTGGCCAATGAATGTGTGGCTGACCCCCAGCCTCCAGCCATTTGTTGGGGGCACCTACTTCCCACCAGAGGATGGTTTGACTCGAGTTGGCTTCCGAACAGTGTTGATGAGAATCTGTGATCAG TGGAAACAGAACAAGAACACCCTTCTGGAAAACAGCCAGCGTGTCACCACAGCCCTGCTGGCCCGATCTGAGATCAGCGTGGGTGACAGACAGCTTCCGCCCTCCGCTGCCACCATGAATAGCCGCTGCTTCCAGCAGTTGGATGAGGGATATGATGAGGAGTATGGTGGCTTTGCTGAGGCCCCTAAGTTTCCCACACCTG TGATTCTGAACTTCCTGTTCTCCTATTGGCTCAGTCATCGGGTCACCCAGGATGGCTCCCGAGCTCAGCAGATGGCTTTGCACACCCTGAAGATGATGGCCAACGGAGGCATCCGGGATCATGTGgggcag GGCTTTCACCGCTACTCCACGGACCGACAGTGGCACATTCCTCACTTTGAGAAGATGCTGTATGACCAGGCACAGCTCTCGGTGGTCTACTGCCAAGCCTTCCAG ATCTCTGGCGATGAATTCTTCTCCGATGTTGCCAAAGGCATCCTGCAGTATGTGACCCGGAATCTGAGCCATCGG TCCGGAGGCTTCTACAGTGCAGAGGATGCTGATTCTCCCCCAGAGCGGGGCGTGAAGCCCCAAGAGGGTGCTTTGTATTTGTGGACAGTCAAAGAGGTTCAACAGCTGCTCCCAGAGCCGGTGGGGGGCGCCAGCGAGCCTCTGACCTCAGGCCAGCTCCTAATGAAGCATTACGGACTCAGTGAGGCAGGCAATATCAACCCCACTCAG GATGTCAACGGGGAGATGCACGGTCAGAATGTTCTGACCGTGCGGTACTCACTAGAGCTGACGGCCGCCCGCTATGGCCTGGAGGTGGAAGCTGTGAGGGCGTTGCTCAACACAGGGCTGGAGAAGCTCTTCCAGGCCCGGAAACATAGACCGAAAGCACACCTGGACAACAAGATGCTGGCTGCCTGGAACG GCTTGATGGTGTCTGGTTTTGCCGTGGCGGGGTCTGTCCTAGGTATGGAAAAGTTAGTCACCCAGGCCACCAACGGTGCCAAATTCCTCAAGCGGCACATGTTTGATGTGTCCAGCGGCCGCCTGAAGAGGACATGCTATGCTGGCGCTGGAGGAACCGTGGAGcaaag CAATCCGCCATGCTGGGGTTTTCTGGAGGACTATGCCTTTGTGGTGCGGGGCCTGCTGGACCTGTATGAGGCCTCACAGGAGAGCTCTTGGCTTGAGTGGGCTCTGCGTCTGCAGGACATACAGGACAAACTCTTCTGGGACTCCCACGGTGGTGGCTACTTCTGCAGTGAGGCTGAGCTGGGGACAGACCTGCCTCTTCGTTTGAAGGATG ACCAGGATGGCGCAGAACCCAGTGCCAACTCCGTGTCGGCCCACAACCTCCTCCGGTTACACGGCTTAACCGGCCACAAGGATTGGATGGacaagtgtgtgtgcctgttgaCAGCCTTCTCGGAGCGCATGCGCCGAGTCCCGGTGGCCTTGCCTGAGATGGTCCGTGCCCTCTCAGCTCAACAGCAGACTCTGAAGCAG ATCGTGATCTGTGGAGACCCTCAGGCCAAGGACACCAAGGCCCTGCTGCAATGTGTCCACTCCATCTACATTCCTAATAAG GTGCTCATTCTGGCTGATGGAGACCCATCAAGCTTCCTGTCCCGTCAGCTTCCCTTCCTGAGCAACCTTCGACGAGTAGAAGACCGGGCCACGGTCTACATATTTGAGAACCAAGCCTGCTCCATGCCTATCACGGATCCCTGTGAACTACGAAAGCTGCTACACCAATGA